From one Fragaria vesca subsp. vesca unplaced genomic scaffold, FraVesHawaii_1.0 scf0513000, whole genome shotgun sequence genomic stretch:
- the LOC101292860 gene encoding uncharacterized protein LOC101292860, with translation MGSKWRKAKLALGLNTCLYVPQTAEESSSPSPNRVVASRHSDAVSSSSLLSPTGVVSERRPTTPTPSSSGLKTGTKSSKRTCAICLTTMKPGHGHAIFTAECSHSFHFHCITSNVKHGNQICPVCRAKWKEVPFQNPASDLSRGIPRINPVNWPQDDAWMTVLRQIPPPRVDVSRPITSLFHTPESAIFDDDESLDNHPDISMNKASVEDQTSNNNCIGIIEVKTYPEVPAVKRSSSHDNFSVLIHLKAPLTSARQNGSRIPVSQNSRASVDLVTILDVSGSMAGTKLALLKRAMGFVVQNLGPSDRLSVIAFSSTARRLFPLRRMTDTGRRQALQAVNSLVSNGGTNIAEALRKGTKVLVDRNSKNAVCSIILLSDGQDTYTVSSPGGIHPRTDYQSLLPISIRRNNAAGLHIPVHTFGFGADHDAALMHSISEVSGGTFSFIEAENVIQDAFAQCIGGLLSVVVQELNVTIECVHQSLQLGSIKAGSYKTSMMTDARMGSIDVGDLYAEEERDFLVTMNIPVDESSNVMSLVKVRCLYRDPITKEMVNLNEAGEVTIKRPEVVGQLLVSMEVDRQRNRLHAAETMAEARVAAEDGDLAGAVSLLESCRRVLSETPSAQAGDRLCVALSAELKEMQERMGNRRAYEETGRAYVLSGLSSHSWQRATARGDSTDSTSLLQSYQTPSMVDMVTRSQTILLGNPSPRRTLSSVKSFPAKARPH, from the exons ATGGGAAGCAAATGGAGGAAAGCCAAGCTTGCTCTTGGCTTGAACACATGTCTTTATGTTCCTCAAACTGCAGAGGAGTCATCATCACCTTCCCCAAACCGCGTTGTTGCTTCTAGACACTCCGACGCcgtttcttcctcctctctgcTTTCTCCGACGGGTGTTGTCTCCGAACGGCGACCCACCACGCCgacaccgtcctcttcgggGCTCAAAACTGGAACCAAGTCCTCAAAG AGAACTTGCGCAATATGTTTAACTACCATGAAACCTGGACACGGGCATGCCATTTTTACTGCAGAGTGCTCACACTCTTTTCATTTCCACTGCATTACTTCTAATGTAAAACATGGGAACCAAAtttgcccagtttgcagggcAAAGTGGAAAGAAGTTCCCTTTCAGAACCCTGCTTCTGATCTTTCACGGGGTATTCCAAGAATTAACCCTGTGAATTGGCCCCAAGATGATGCATGGATGACTGTTCTACGCCAAATTCCTCCACCACGAGTTGACGTGAGCCGGCCTATTACATCACTCTTTCACACTCCTGAATCAGCTATTTTTGACGATGATGAAAGCTTAGATAACCACCCTGACATTTCTATGAATAAGGCATCTGTTGAAGATCAGACTTCTAACAACAATTGTATTGGAATCATAGAGGTCAAAACATATCCCGAAGTTCCAGCTGTTAAAAGATCAAGCTCTCATGATAACTTCAGTGTTTTGATTCATCTCAAGGCTCCTCTTACAAGTGCAAGACAGAATGGCAGTAGAATCCCAGTATCTCAAAATTCTCGGGCTTCAGTAGACCTTGTTACAATCCTTGATGTTAGTGGCAGCATGGCAGGTACAAAGCTGGCTTTACTAAAGCGAGCCATGGGGTTTGTGGTGCAGAACCTTGGTCCCTCCGATCGGCTTTCTGTTATTGCCTTCTCCTCTACTGCCCGTCGGCTCTTTCCCCTTCGTCGCATGACTGACACTGGACGCCGGCAAGCATTGCAGGCTGTAAACTCTCTTGTGTCAAATGGTGGGACAAACATTGCTGAGGCTCTTAGGAAAGGTACCAAGGTTTTAGTAGACCGCAATTCGAAGAATGCTGTTTGCAGTATCATACTATTATCTGATGGGCAGGATACATATACTGTTTCTAGTCCCGGTGGGATTCATCCCCGTACAGATTACCAATCACTTCTCCCAATCTCTATCCGTCGCAATAATGCAGCAGGCTTGCATATTCCAGTTCACACATTTGGATTTGGTGCAGACCATGATGCTGCTTTGATGCATTCAATCTCTGAGGTTTCTGGGGGGACATTTTCTTTCATAGAAGCTGAAAACGTGATTCAGGATGCATTTGCACAGTGCATTGGGGGTCTTCTGAGTGTAGTGGTGCAAGAGCTGAATGTCACAATCGAGTGTGTTCACCAAAGTTTGCAATTGGGTTCAATAAAAGCTGGGAGTTATAAAACCAGCATGATGACTGATGCAAGAATGGGATCTATTGATGTTGGAGACCTATATGCTGAAGAAGAGAGGGATTTTTTGGTGACAATGAATATTCCAGTTGATGAGTCCAGTAATGTGATGTCACTAGTAAAGGTTAGATGTCTTTACAGAGACCCCATTACGAAAGAAATGGTCAATTTGAATGAAGCCGGTGAAGTCACAATCAAAAGGCCCGAAGTAGTTGGCCAACTACTAGTGTCGATGGAAGTAGACAGGCAACGCAACAGGCTTCATGCAGCTGAAACAATGGCCGAGGCCAGAGTAGCAGCTGAGGATGGTGACTTGGCTGGTGCAGTTTCTCTCCTGGAGAGCTGTCGTCGGGTATTGTCTGAAACTCCTTCTGCACAAGCAGGTGACCGCTTGTGTGTTGCACTTTCAGCCGAGTTAAAGGAGATGCAAGAAAGAATGGGAAACCGTCGTGCATATGAAGAAACAGGGAGGGCTTACGTTTTATCAGGATTAAGTTCACACTCATGGCAGAGGGCAACTGCTCGAGGTGATTCCACTGATAGCACAAGCCTTTTGCAATCGTACCAAACCCCATCAATGGTAGACATGGTGACCCGGTCGCAAACTATACTACTAGGGAATCCATCACCTCGACGAACCCTCAGCAGTGTTAAGTCATTTCCGGCCAAAGCACGGCCACATTAA